The Polaribacter tangerinus genome has a segment encoding these proteins:
- a CDS encoding DoxX family protein — translation MKTNKIIFYVSTGLLTVLMLFSVSMYIFDNQNMQASFTKFNFPTYLIYPLAFAKILGLIAIWFIKNRSIKEWAYAGFFFNFVLAFFAHFMISDGEHMGALIATVLVLISYYYSKKIA, via the coding sequence ATGAAAACTAACAAAATTATATTCTACGTATCTACGGGTTTGTTAACTGTTTTAATGCTTTTTTCTGTAAGCATGTATATTTTCGATAACCAAAATATGCAAGCATCTTTTACAAAGTTTAATTTTCCTACTTATTTAATTTATCCTTTAGCTTTTGCTAAAATTCTTGGTTTAATTGCTATATGGTTTATTAAAAATAGATCGATAAAAGAGTGGGCTTATGCTGGCTTTTTCTTTAATTTTGTATTGGCATTTTTTGCTCATTTCATGATTTCAGATGGAGAACATATGGGGGCTTTAATAGCTACTGTACTAGTTTTGATATCTTATTATTACAGCAAAAAAATAGCGTAA
- a CDS encoding NADPH-dependent FMN reductase, with product MKKILAFAGSTSSTSINKRLITFTVNNLKNTLFDIVDLKDLNVPIYSEDEEKENGFPEDIVTFSNALDSYDAFIVSLAEHNGTYSAAFKNIFDWVSRVNGNVFRDKPLLLMAASPGGMGGRFVLAAAEQRFPRHGAKEVSTFSFPNFSENFKHEKIVNPDLLDALKKKIQQLEILVNS from the coding sequence ATGAAAAAAATATTAGCTTTTGCAGGCAGCACAAGTAGTACTTCTATTAATAAAAGATTAATCACTTTTACTGTAAATAATTTAAAAAACACTCTTTTTGATATTGTAGATCTAAAAGATTTAAATGTACCAATTTATAGTGAAGATGAGGAGAAAGAAAACGGATTTCCAGAAGACATTGTTACGTTTTCTAATGCTTTAGATTCTTATGATGCTTTTATAGTTTCTTTGGCAGAGCATAATGGAACATATTCAGCAGCCTTTAAAAATATTTTTGATTGGGTTTCTCGAGTTAATGGTAATGTTTTTAGAGATAAGCCTTTACTATTAATGGCAGCTTCTCCTGGTGGAATGGGAGGTCGGTTTGTTTTAGCCGCGGCAGAGCAACGTTTTCCTAGGCACGGTGCTAAAGAAGTAAGTACCTTTTCTTTTCCAAATTTTAGCGAAAATTTTAAGCACGAAAAAATTGTAAATCCTGATTTATTAGACGCACTTAAAAAGAAAATTCAACAATTAGAAATTTTAGTAAATAGCTAA
- a CDS encoding MarR family winged helix-turn-helix transcriptional regulator, which produces MGDISNDIKSKFKNEKIKAYINLKYTANWLNSKENEFFKPYGISPQQYNILRILRGAKKEMKVQVIKERMIERSPNATRLMDKLFEKKYIKRSRCKHDRRVVYVSISKEGLAILEEIDVNKNLEYFENLTSEEATILSDLLDKIR; this is translated from the coding sequence ATGGGAGACATTTCTAACGACATAAAGTCGAAATTTAAAAACGAAAAAATAAAAGCTTATATCAATCTAAAGTATACGGCAAATTGGTTGAATAGTAAAGAGAATGAGTTCTTTAAACCTTACGGAATTTCCCCACAACAATATAATATTCTCAGAATTTTAAGAGGCGCGAAGAAAGAAATGAAGGTTCAGGTAATTAAAGAAAGAATGATTGAACGTTCGCCGAATGCCACCAGATTAATGGATAAGTTATTTGAAAAAAAATATATTAAAAGGTCACGTTGCAAGCACGACAGAAGAGTGGTGTATGTATCAATTTCGAAAGAAGGTTTAGCTATTTTAGAAGAAATAGATGTAAACAAGAACTTAGAATATTTTGAAAATCTTACCTCCGAAGAAGCAACCATACTAAGCGATTTATTAGACAAAATACGTTAA
- a CDS encoding pirin family protein, producing the protein MEKKLKTIQHLVPSPLVNMGPIRLRQPLPSEGIENVDPFLLLHHYGPYAISEFNNPFDLGPHPHRGFEPITILFKGEQLHRDSLGNEMIVKAGDVQWTTAGRGIIHAEAPTKEFVKKGGDLEGIQLWLNLPAKYKMSTPNYQHLKKEQIPILTSEDNNVSLQIIAGSQADKVGLITTQTPVNVFTGKASKSGKMDVLLPENHLSLVYLLDGELLINNTETLVKGGNQMITFHKEGTYFSLEAINNANFLILSGKEINEKVTQYGPYVMNTQTEILEAMRDYQQGKMGYLY; encoded by the coding sequence ATGGAAAAAAAACTTAAAACCATTCAGCATTTAGTTCCAAGTCCGCTTGTTAACATGGGACCAATAAGACTAAGACAGCCTCTGCCAAGTGAAGGAATAGAAAATGTAGACCCTTTTCTATTATTACATCATTATGGTCCATATGCTATATCAGAATTTAACAACCCTTTCGATTTGGGTCCGCATCCTCATAGGGGGTTTGAACCCATAACCATACTGTTTAAAGGTGAGCAGTTACACAGAGATTCACTTGGTAATGAAATGATTGTAAAGGCAGGAGATGTTCAATGGACTACTGCAGGTCGTGGAATTATTCATGCTGAAGCCCCTACCAAAGAGTTTGTAAAAAAGGGTGGAGATTTAGAGGGAATTCAGTTATGGTTAAATTTACCAGCTAAATATAAAATGAGTACGCCCAATTATCAACATTTAAAAAAAGAACAAATACCAATATTAACTTCAGAAGACAATAACGTTTCATTACAAATTATTGCGGGTAGTCAAGCAGATAAAGTAGGGCTAATTACCACGCAAACTCCTGTTAATGTTTTTACAGGGAAAGCCTCTAAATCAGGTAAAATGGATGTCTTGCTTCCAGAAAATCATCTGTCTTTGGTATATCTATTAGATGGAGAATTGCTAATAAACAATACAGAAACTTTAGTTAAAGGCGGTAATCAAATGATAACATTTCATAAAGAGGGTACTTATTTTTCTTTGGAAGCAATAAATAACGCAAACTTTCTAATATTGTCTGGGAAAGAAATTAACGAAAAAGTTACGCAATATGGTCCTTATGTGATGAATACACAAACAGAAATATTAGAGGCTATGAGAGATTATCAACAAGGTAAAATGGGATATTTATATTAG